The proteins below come from a single Pseudomonas sp. MYb118 genomic window:
- a CDS encoding GntR family transcriptional regulator yields the protein MSTTAEKKPRTNHLELARRILEHTQESGLVAGDPVAEQALARTFQVSRTLIRGALNVLLEENLLSHEAGKGYRLLATPAGQAFNAVLPQAEEEELATSVLRDRMAGRLGDSISISELMRRYGIGRPAAQKALQQLSENQAIERGPGQSWLFRPSLNSLAALEESLKFRLILEPEALLSAHFNADPQRLALLRSAMQSLLASPVEHFDIQQFRELDISFHELIGQSCGNRFIADALLQHQSLRRLPNLLPSVSVHRLQEALREHLQIIAHIERGQLEIAADLLRLHLRLSTAQRPQTANRGIPQGQLFGRR from the coding sequence TTGAGCACAACAGCTGAAAAGAAACCGCGCACCAACCACCTGGAACTGGCCCGACGCATCCTCGAGCACACCCAGGAAAGCGGACTGGTGGCCGGCGACCCGGTGGCCGAGCAAGCCCTGGCGCGCACGTTCCAAGTGTCGCGCACGCTGATCCGTGGCGCGCTCAACGTGCTGCTCGAGGAAAACCTGCTCAGCCATGAAGCCGGCAAGGGTTATCGCCTGCTCGCCACCCCCGCCGGCCAGGCGTTCAACGCCGTGCTGCCGCAGGCCGAGGAGGAAGAGCTGGCCACGTCGGTACTGCGCGATCGCATGGCCGGGCGCCTGGGCGACAGCATCAGCATCAGCGAGCTGATGCGCCGCTACGGCATCGGCCGCCCCGCCGCGCAGAAAGCCTTGCAGCAACTGAGTGAAAACCAGGCCATCGAGCGCGGGCCGGGGCAGTCGTGGCTGTTCCGGCCGTCGCTGAACAGCCTTGCCGCCCTTGAAGAAAGCCTCAAGTTCCGGCTGATTCTCGAACCCGAAGCGCTGCTCAGCGCCCACTTCAACGCCGACCCGCAACGCCTGGCCTTGCTGCGCAGCGCCATGCAGAGCCTGCTGGCCAGCCCGGTCGAGCATTTCGACATCCAGCAGTTTCGCGAGCTGGACATCAGCTTCCACGAGCTGATCGGCCAGAGCTGCGGCAACCGCTTCATCGCCGACGCCCTGCTCCAGCATCAAAGCCTGCGGCGCCTGCCGAACCTGCTGCCGAGCGTCAGCGTGCATCGCTTGCAGGAGGCCCTGCGCGAGCACCTGCAGATCATTGCCCACATCGAACGCGGCCAGCTGGAAATCGCCGCCGACCTGCTGCGCCTGCACCTGCGCCTGAGCACCGCCCAGCGCCCGCAAACCGCCAACCGCGGGATCCCCCAGGGCCAATTGTTCGGTCGTCGCTGA
- a CDS encoding spermidine/putrescine ABC transporter substrate-binding protein, with protein MRKLKGLMCLGLSVSLAIAAQAATAKDMVISIWDGYMAPDALDKFKAASGVEVDKALHATNEEIMGKLMASGGEGYDVVFVSSPFAEVLHKQGLLADIDPVKVPNLRNLYPQASKLEYDPGNHFSVPYTWGTTGICYRSDKVTPAPVSWNELLNPSDALKGKVTMLATDRWMLGAGFLAKGWSVNDNDPKQIAAVRDQLIATKKRILAFDDTTFYSKLASGESLMAHAWDGWCNYGTQANAAIKFVVPKEGSDLWVDTMVVLKSSKHQDQALQFINFMLAKENHAWVAENILYKVPNQAAMAGLSADLLKQYPNLTIAPDDLLKMEQLRDLGGTTQKAYTRAVTEIMAAQN; from the coding sequence ATGAGAAAGCTGAAAGGCCTTATGTGTCTGGGATTGAGCGTTTCCCTGGCGATCGCTGCACAGGCGGCCACTGCGAAAGACATGGTGATTTCCATCTGGGACGGCTACATGGCTCCGGATGCGCTGGACAAGTTCAAGGCCGCCAGCGGCGTCGAGGTCGACAAGGCCTTGCACGCGACCAACGAAGAGATCATGGGCAAGCTCATGGCCTCGGGCGGTGAAGGGTATGACGTGGTGTTCGTCTCCTCGCCATTCGCCGAAGTCCTGCACAAACAGGGGCTGCTTGCCGACATCGATCCGGTCAAGGTCCCCAACCTCAGGAACCTCTACCCTCAAGCCTCGAAACTGGAATACGACCCGGGCAACCATTTCTCGGTGCCGTACACCTGGGGCACCACCGGCATCTGCTACCGCTCGGACAAGGTCACCCCGGCCCCGGTGAGCTGGAATGAACTGCTCAACCCCAGCGATGCGCTCAAGGGCAAGGTGACCATGCTCGCCACCGACCGCTGGATGCTCGGCGCCGGGTTCCTGGCCAAGGGCTGGTCGGTCAACGACAACGACCCGAAACAGATCGCCGCCGTGCGCGACCAGTTGATCGCCACCAAGAAACGCATCCTCGCCTTCGACGACACCACCTTCTACTCCAAGCTCGCCTCCGGCGAATCGCTTATGGCGCACGCCTGGGACGGCTGGTGCAACTACGGCACCCAGGCCAATGCCGCGATCAAGTTCGTGGTGCCCAAGGAAGGCTCCGACCTGTGGGTCGACACCATGGTCGTGCTGAAAAGCTCCAAGCACCAGGACCAGGCGCTGCAGTTCATCAACTTCATGCTGGCCAAGGAAAACCACGCCTGGGTCGCGGAAAACATCCTCTACAAGGTCCCCAACCAGGCGGCCATGGCCGGTTTGTCGGCTGACCTGCTCAAGCAATACCCCAACCTCACCATCGCCCCCGACGACTTGCTGAAGATGGAGCAGTTGCGCGACCTGGGCGGCACCACGCAAAAAGCCTACACCCGGGCTGTCACCGAAATCATGGCGGCGCAGAACTAG
- a CDS encoding ABC transporter ATP-binding protein, with the protein MSVQHEHFVDLLRLGKSYGETRALSDLTLHIKRGEFLTLLGPSGSGKSTTLMMLAGFETPSEGRIERNGEDITHLPADQRDFGVVFQGYALFPHMTVAQNIAYPLKVRKIPTAQITEKVGQMLERVGLEGKGDRGIKQLSGGQQQRVALARALVFEPSLLLLDEPLSALDRRLRQEMQMELARMHKEFGTTFVFVTHDQEEALALSDRVAVFNHGRLEQLGTPQEVYERPASRFVANFLGDTNLLGVQGIRRQDDALICNYQGRSLVVTRGADPVAVSNTGEHWLAIRPEHVDLQPVALAGGGNGVIARMEKLTYLGTHVSLDMRLDDAQPMALRIPVGHPMLNNLEQGQPYWCSWSQQHGHLISA; encoded by the coding sequence ATGTCGGTTCAGCATGAGCATTTTGTCGACCTGTTACGCCTCGGCAAGTCCTACGGTGAAACCCGCGCGTTGAGCGACCTGACCCTGCACATCAAGCGCGGTGAATTCCTCACCCTGCTCGGGCCGTCCGGCTCTGGTAAAAGCACCACCCTGATGATGCTCGCCGGCTTCGAAACACCCAGCGAAGGGCGCATCGAACGCAACGGCGAGGACATCACCCACCTGCCCGCCGACCAGCGCGATTTCGGCGTGGTGTTCCAGGGCTATGCGCTGTTCCCGCACATGACCGTGGCTCAGAACATCGCCTACCCGCTCAAGGTGCGCAAAATACCCACCGCGCAGATCACCGAGAAAGTCGGGCAGATGCTCGAAAGGGTCGGCCTGGAAGGCAAGGGCGATCGCGGCATCAAGCAGCTCTCCGGCGGCCAGCAACAGCGTGTGGCCCTGGCCCGGGCGCTGGTGTTTGAACCCTCGTTGTTGCTGCTCGATGAACCCCTGTCGGCCCTCGACCGCCGCCTGCGCCAGGAAATGCAGATGGAGCTGGCGCGCATGCACAAGGAGTTCGGCACTACCTTCGTTTTCGTCACCCACGACCAGGAAGAAGCGCTGGCGCTGTCCGACCGGGTCGCGGTGTTCAATCACGGTCGCCTGGAACAACTGGGCACGCCGCAGGAAGTCTACGAGCGTCCCGCCAGTCGCTTCGTCGCCAATTTCCTCGGGGACACCAACCTGCTCGGCGTGCAGGGCATTCGCCGCCAGGACGATGCGCTGATCTGCAATTACCAGGGCCGCTCGCTGGTGGTCACCCGCGGCGCCGACCCGGTGGCGGTGAGCAACACCGGTGAGCACTGGCTGGCGATTCGCCCGGAACACGTCGACCTGCAACCGGTCGCCCTGGCCGGTGGTGGTAACGGCGTGATCGCGCGCATGGAAAAACTGACCTACCTGGGCACCCACGTCAGCCTCGACATGCGCCTGGACGATGCGCAGCCGATGGCGCTGCGCATCCCGGTCGGTCACCCGATGTTGAACAACCTGGAGCAGGGCCAGCCGTACTGGTGCTCCTGGTCGCAACAGCATGGCCACCTGATTTCGGCTTAA
- a CDS encoding M24 family metallopeptidase: MMTAFPLRTYRQRIDAVKRRMSERGLDAMVINYPDNINYLTGFDSLGFLWYQALIISPKLANPIFLTRTSEEPCTYELSSLEEGIFYDIAKQDPLRIVADSLEGLGLSQGRIGLEMQASTFSALQYTTLLRHMPNAHFEDASVVVAEERLIKTAEEIEYQRSAARMADYGMRAAFEALRPGMSEVEISGIVSQALGEAGSEYSAISPMCATGRRSTMTHAMPHRITISPGDVVILEHAGVCNRYHAILMRTAVIGKPTARVREVSTLLTEAFNAAIDVAKPGTPVGEANRVCNKILDRIDLSRTRVHRIGYSLGLAYPPTWLEAMMVDEADDHVFQPNMSFSIEPNLSLYSEGFGLKLGDTVLCEKDGSRSMSEIAPELVIID; this comes from the coding sequence ATGATGACTGCATTTCCGCTGCGCACTTATCGTCAACGTATCGACGCGGTCAAACGTCGAATGAGCGAGCGTGGCCTCGACGCGATGGTGATCAACTACCCGGACAACATCAACTACCTGACGGGCTTCGACAGCCTGGGTTTTCTCTGGTACCAGGCGCTGATCATCTCGCCGAAACTGGCCAACCCGATCTTCCTCACCCGCACCAGCGAAGAGCCGTGCACCTATGAGTTGTCGAGCCTGGAAGAGGGGATTTTCTACGACATCGCCAAGCAGGACCCGCTGCGCATCGTCGCCGATTCGCTCGAAGGGCTGGGCCTGAGCCAGGGTCGCATCGGCCTGGAAATGCAGGCCTCGACCTTCAGCGCCCTGCAATACACCACGCTGCTGCGGCACATGCCCAACGCGCATTTCGAGGATGCCTCGGTGGTGGTGGCCGAAGAGCGCCTGATCAAGACCGCCGAAGAAATCGAATACCAGCGCAGCGCCGCACGCATGGCCGACTACGGCATGCGCGCCGCGTTCGAGGCGTTGCGTCCGGGCATGTCCGAGGTGGAAATTTCCGGGATCGTCTCCCAGGCACTCGGCGAGGCCGGCAGCGAATATTCGGCGATCAGCCCGATGTGTGCCACCGGGCGGCGCAGCACCATGACCCACGCCATGCCGCACCGCATCACCATCAGCCCTGGTGATGTGGTGATTCTCGAACATGCCGGGGTGTGCAACCGCTACCACGCGATCCTGATGCGTACCGCGGTGATCGGCAAGCCGACGGCGCGGGTGCGGGAAGTTTCGACTCTGCTGACCGAAGCGTTCAACGCTGCCATCGACGTGGCCAAGCCGGGCACGCCGGTGGGTGAGGCCAACCGGGTGTGCAACAAGATCCTCGACCGCATCGACCTGTCGCGCACCCGCGTGCACCGCATCGGCTACAGCCTGGGCCTGGCCTATCCGCCGACCTGGCTGGAAGCGATGATGGTCGATGAGGCCGACGACCATGTGTTCCAGCCGAACATGTCGTTCTCGATCGAGCCGAATCTGTCTCTATACTCCGAGGGTTTTGGCCTCAAGCTCGGTGACACCGTACTGTGTGAAAAGGATGGTTCGCGCAGTATGTCCGAGATTGCCCCAGAGCTTGTGATCATCGACTGA
- a CDS encoding ABC transporter substrate-binding protein, whose translation MKDKQRFIDDTMDIAREKLEAGTLSRRSFNQALMVAAAMAGLGPMRGAFAAGGSLVVSNWGGDAVPAFEKSYLDFAGASGLVLKVDGSGPTEGAVKTQVNSGAVRWDVCDGEMYSSYRLGKEGVLAPIDYSVVDKSLIGYGDIHEFGLANYTYSYVIGYDAKRFGKNPPKSWADFWDVKKYPGKRTLYKWMSANLECALLADGVAPDKLYPLDVDRALRKIEELMPHVVTHWSTGAESQQLLRDGEASMGQMWHTRAELVKHDTGGAVDWTFDNAIVAPSVWFVPKNNPAGAANAMKFIAYALRPEVQAKLMEIYNMGPVDAKVNALLSPELQRINPTAPDNLAKQVSMNNLWYADHYGETLERYLALIGG comes from the coding sequence ATGAAAGACAAACAGCGCTTTATCGACGACACAATGGACATCGCCCGCGAGAAACTCGAAGCCGGCACGCTCAGCCGTCGCAGTTTCAACCAGGCCCTGATGGTCGCGGCCGCCATGGCCGGGCTCGGTCCGATGCGAGGGGCCTTCGCCGCCGGCGGCTCGCTGGTGGTGTCCAACTGGGGCGGTGACGCGGTCCCGGCCTTCGAGAAAAGCTATCTGGATTTCGCCGGCGCCAGTGGCCTGGTGCTCAAGGTCGATGGCAGCGGCCCCACCGAAGGCGCGGTGAAGACCCAGGTCAACAGTGGCGCGGTGCGCTGGGACGTGTGCGACGGTGAAATGTATTCCTCGTACCGCCTGGGCAAGGAGGGCGTGCTGGCGCCCATCGACTATTCAGTCGTCGACAAGTCCTTGATTGGCTACGGCGACATCCACGAATTCGGCCTGGCCAACTACACCTACAGCTACGTGATCGGCTACGACGCCAAACGCTTCGGCAAGAACCCGCCGAAAAGCTGGGCGGACTTCTGGGACGTGAAGAAATACCCCGGCAAACGCACGCTGTACAAATGGATGAGCGCCAACCTCGAGTGCGCGCTGCTGGCCGATGGTGTCGCCCCGGACAAGCTCTACCCGCTGGACGTCGATCGCGCCCTGCGCAAGATCGAGGAACTGATGCCCCACGTGGTCACGCATTGGTCCACCGGTGCCGAGTCGCAGCAACTGCTGCGCGACGGCGAGGCGAGCATGGGCCAGATGTGGCACACCCGCGCCGAACTGGTCAAACACGACACCGGTGGTGCGGTGGACTGGACTTTCGATAACGCCATCGTCGCGCCGTCGGTGTGGTTCGTGCCGAAGAACAACCCGGCCGGTGCCGCCAACGCCATGAAATTCATCGCCTACGCCTTGCGCCCGGAGGTCCAGGCCAAGCTGATGGAGATCTACAACATGGGCCCGGTGGACGCCAAGGTGAACGCCTTGCTCTCGCCCGAGTTGCAGCGCATCAACCCGACGGCGCCGGACAACCTGGCCAAGCAGGTGTCGATGAACAACCTGTGGTACGCCGATCACTACGGTGAAACGCTCGAACGTTACCTGGCCCTGATTGGTGGCTGA
- a CDS encoding ABC transporter permease, giving the protein MSASHADRRLSAWLLAPGFGWLLIFLVVPCVLVLVYSFVERGAYGGIDWLFTWENYQRAFDPLYLGILLKSAKIAGLATLFAVLIGYPAAYAIARAPRRHQAVFLFLVMLPFWSNYLIRTYAWIVLLNREGLINRVLQLFGYSGDPINLLYTEASVVLGLVYNYIPFVILAIFSSLSRINNELWDASRDLGASGWMTFRRIILPLSVPGVAAGAVFVFVLSIGNFITADLLGGKQVQMVGNLIYAQFLTARDWPFGAALSFFLIAIMLILLFVQALVARRAEGGRA; this is encoded by the coding sequence ATGAGTGCTTCGCATGCTGACAGGCGCCTGTCGGCCTGGCTTCTTGCGCCCGGCTTCGGCTGGCTGCTGATCTTCCTGGTGGTGCCGTGCGTGCTGGTGCTGGTCTACAGCTTCGTCGAGCGCGGCGCCTACGGCGGCATCGACTGGCTGTTCACCTGGGAAAACTACCAGCGCGCGTTCGATCCGCTGTACCTGGGCATCCTGCTCAAGTCGGCGAAAATCGCCGGGCTGGCGACGCTGTTCGCCGTGCTGATCGGCTACCCCGCAGCCTACGCGATTGCCCGTGCGCCACGGCGTCACCAGGCGGTGTTCCTGTTCCTGGTGATGCTGCCGTTCTGGAGCAACTACCTGATCCGCACCTACGCCTGGATCGTCCTGCTCAACCGTGAAGGCCTGATCAACCGCGTGCTGCAACTGTTCGGCTACAGCGGTGACCCGATCAACCTGTTGTACACCGAAGCGTCGGTGGTGCTGGGCCTGGTCTACAACTACATCCCGTTCGTGATCCTGGCGATCTTCTCGTCGCTGTCGCGCATCAACAACGAACTGTGGGACGCCTCCCGGGACCTCGGCGCCTCGGGCTGGATGACCTTCCGCCGGATCATCTTGCCGCTCAGCGTACCCGGTGTCGCGGCCGGGGCGGTGTTCGTGTTCGTGCTCAGCATCGGCAACTTCATCACCGCCGACCTGCTGGGCGGCAAACAGGTGCAGATGGTTGGCAACCTGATCTACGCGCAGTTCCTCACCGCGCGGGACTGGCCGTTCGGTGCCGCGCTGAGTTTCTTCCTGATCGCGATCATGCTGATCCTGCTGTTCGTCCAGGCCCTGGTGGCCCGCCGTGCAGAAGGGGGCCGCGCATGA
- a CDS encoding ABC transporter permease: MRLGSQGTLRIYALLILPLPVIILVGYLLPTVGVLGWSLSLPQPGVQHYATIIDNATIHTVIWRTLRICLLTTLISVAIAYLIAYRWRFASGRGRQFIELFVLLPFWLSMLIRAFAWLVLLRNDGLVNQSLLTLGIVDEPLALVRNELGALIGMVHFMVPYAVLPLLSSMRQIDDGLLRAASSLGARRWAMLKDVFFPLTVPGVAAASATVFVFSLGCFVTPALLGGGKAAMLAESIYIQMFQLSNWGLGAALSIVLMLMVAVCALVFGKLVGFGRLTGRTA; the protein is encoded by the coding sequence ATGCGACTCGGTTCCCAAGGCACGTTGCGCATCTACGCGCTGCTGATCCTGCCGTTGCCGGTGATCATCCTCGTCGGCTACCTGTTGCCGACGGTGGGTGTGCTGGGCTGGAGTCTCAGCCTGCCGCAGCCGGGCGTGCAGCATTACGCGACGATCATCGACAACGCGACGATCCACACGGTCATCTGGCGCACGCTGCGCATCTGCCTGCTGACCACGCTGATCAGCGTCGCCATCGCCTACCTGATCGCCTATCGCTGGCGGTTCGCATCCGGGCGCGGGCGGCAGTTCATCGAGCTGTTCGTGCTGCTGCCGTTCTGGCTGTCGATGCTGATCCGCGCGTTCGCCTGGCTGGTGCTGTTGCGCAATGACGGCCTGGTCAACCAGAGCCTGCTGACCCTGGGCATCGTCGATGAGCCCTTGGCGCTGGTGCGCAATGAACTCGGGGCACTGATCGGCATGGTGCATTTCATGGTGCCGTACGCGGTGCTGCCGTTGCTGTCCTCGATGCGCCAGATCGACGACGGGTTGCTGCGGGCGGCAAGCAGCCTCGGCGCCCGACGCTGGGCCATGCTCAAGGACGTGTTCTTCCCGCTTACCGTGCCCGGTGTGGCGGCGGCCTCGGCGACGGTGTTCGTGTTCAGCCTCGGTTGCTTCGTCACCCCGGCCCTGTTGGGCGGTGGCAAGGCGGCGATGCTGGCCGAGAGCATCTACATCCAGATGTTCCAGTTGTCCAACTGGGGCCTGGGCGCCGCGCTGAGCATTGTCCTGATGCTGATGGTTGCCGTGTGTGCGCTGGTGTTCGGCAAGCTGGTGGGCTTTGGGCGTTTGACCGGGAGAACCGCATGA
- a CDS encoding nucleotide disphospho-sugar-binding domain-containing protein produces MHPQKLIALFPEASFGAALNCIGIAQSLRELGAKPVFICYEHFQGLFAEYGFDEYPIAPVNPLSAAEHQHYWERFIERNIPYFDQTPQAQIDSYVAPAWEAIIDTAIEVEKPLQQLLGRLKPDVIVLDNVVMFPAIANAGCPWVRMVSCAETELPDAAVPPYLSGCLADDREGRERFAEHYRRAVAPAHERFAAFLASNGTPPCPPGQFLDDSPWLNLLLSPTPVRYARHKALDPQRYVYLDGCVRREAPYIVPDFPRYNDAPLIYVSFGSLGAADTSMIKHLIGTIEHLPYRFLINVGAYRDEYATVPDNVYLDSWFAQPAVLRECQLFIHHGGNNSFCEALYFGLPSVIIPYCWDGHDNAARAEEVGVGRYLPRFADPLAALPGALEQLLADASMKQRLATISQTMQATRGTDIAARAIMAL; encoded by the coding sequence ATGCACCCACAAAAACTGATCGCCCTGTTTCCGGAAGCCAGTTTCGGCGCGGCCCTGAACTGCATCGGTATCGCCCAGTCCTTGCGTGAGCTGGGGGCCAAACCGGTGTTCATCTGCTACGAACACTTTCAAGGGCTGTTCGCCGAGTACGGGTTCGACGAGTACCCGATTGCGCCGGTCAATCCGCTGTCGGCGGCCGAACACCAGCATTACTGGGAGCGCTTCATCGAGCGCAACATCCCCTACTTCGACCAGACCCCGCAGGCGCAGATCGACAGCTACGTGGCCCCGGCCTGGGAAGCGATCATCGACACCGCCATCGAGGTCGAGAAGCCGTTGCAGCAACTGCTCGGTCGCCTGAAGCCGGATGTGATCGTGCTCGACAACGTGGTCATGTTTCCGGCCATCGCCAACGCGGGCTGCCCGTGGGTGCGCATGGTCTCCTGCGCCGAAACCGAATTGCCGGATGCCGCGGTGCCGCCGTATCTGTCAGGTTGCCTGGCGGACGACCGCGAGGGGCGCGAGCGGTTTGCCGAGCATTACCGCCGCGCCGTCGCACCGGCCCATGAGCGCTTTGCCGCGTTCCTGGCGAGCAACGGCACGCCGCCCTGCCCGCCGGGCCAGTTTCTCGATGACTCGCCGTGGCTCAACCTGCTGCTGTCGCCGACGCCGGTGCGCTATGCGCGGCACAAGGCCCTGGACCCGCAGCGTTATGTCTACCTCGACGGCTGCGTGCGGCGCGAGGCGCCCTACATCGTGCCGGACTTTCCACGGTACAACGACGCGCCGCTGATCTACGTGAGCTTCGGCAGCCTGGGGGCGGCCGACACCTCGATGATCAAGCACCTGATCGGCACCATCGAACACCTGCCCTATCGTTTTCTGATCAACGTCGGCGCCTATCGCGACGAGTACGCCACAGTGCCGGACAACGTCTACCTGGACAGCTGGTTTGCACAACCGGCGGTGCTCAGGGAGTGCCAGTTGTTCATCCACCACGGCGGCAACAACAGCTTCTGCGAAGCGCTGTATTTCGGCTTGCCGTCGGTGATCATCCCCTACTGCTGGGACGGCCACGACAACGCCGCCCGCGCCGAGGAAGTGGGCGTGGGACGCTACCTGCCACGCTTCGCCGATCCCCTGGCGGCGCTGCCTGGGGCCCTCGAACAACTGTTGGCCGATGCCTCAATGAAACAACGCCTGGCCACGATCAGCCAGACCATGCAAGCCACCCGCGGCACCGACATCGCGGCGCGGGCGATCATGGCGCTGTAA
- a CDS encoding ABC transporter permease: MSTLPTVNRLAAQAPAAARLKPRFDVARLLSFAGLLLAAAFLLLPVLVIVPLSFGDQRYLAFPDGAWSLRHYAELLSGGWLSSILQSLGLAIVVGVISTALALLFATGIWLEPRHRIALTTVVLLPMIVPQVVSAMSIYYLGAKVQQLDTLLSVGFGHLMMALPYSLIAMLVAYSRLDTSLYKASRSMGAGLWMTIRQVLMPNVRVGMAGSFFMAFIMSWEEVVVTLFTSGLNVITVPKRIWDGLRYNLDPAVAAVSTLMIFITLVVLLVRLYRHDKNADTPGR; the protein is encoded by the coding sequence ATGAGTACCTTGCCTACGGTGAATCGCCTGGCGGCGCAGGCGCCGGCCGCTGCACGATTGAAGCCGCGTTTCGATGTCGCCCGGCTGCTGTCGTTCGCCGGTCTGTTGCTGGCGGCGGCGTTCCTGCTGCTGCCGGTGCTGGTCATCGTGCCGCTGTCGTTCGGTGATCAACGCTACCTGGCCTTTCCGGACGGTGCCTGGTCGCTGCGTCATTACGCGGAGCTGCTCAGCGGCGGCTGGCTCAGCTCGATCCTGCAAAGCCTCGGGCTGGCGATTGTCGTGGGGGTGATCAGCACCGCCCTGGCCTTGCTGTTCGCCACCGGCATCTGGCTGGAACCGCGCCACCGCATCGCGCTGACCACCGTGGTGCTGCTGCCGATGATCGTGCCGCAGGTGGTGTCCGCCATGTCCATCTACTACCTGGGCGCCAAGGTGCAGCAACTCGACACCTTGCTCAGCGTGGGTTTCGGCCACCTGATGATGGCGCTGCCATACTCGCTGATCGCCATGCTGGTGGCCTACAGCCGGCTCGACACCAGCCTGTACAAGGCCTCGCGTTCGATGGGCGCGGGCCTGTGGATGACCATTCGCCAGGTGCTGATGCCCAACGTGCGGGTGGGCATGGCCGGGAGTTTCTTCATGGCCTTCATCATGTCCTGGGAAGAGGTGGTGGTCACGCTGTTCACCAGCGGCCTCAACGTCATCACCGTGCCCAAGCGCATCTGGGATGGCCTGCGCTACAACCTCGACCCGGCCGTCGCCGCCGTTTCCACCCTGATGATTTTCATCACCCTGGTCGTGCTGCTGGTGCGCCTGTACCGGCACGACAAGAACGCTGACACACCGGGTCGCTAG